From Amycolatopsis sp. YIM 10, the proteins below share one genomic window:
- a CDS encoding IclR family transcriptional regulator, whose protein sequence is MGTSSDVPALRRGLGILRALAERPGPVSAGAIARDLGLPRSTTYHLLAELVAAGFVTHLPDDRRYGLGIAAFELGSAYLRHDPLERLAAPLLRKLVDRVEHNAHLGILHGGEALYLIKERPARPETLVTDVGVRLPAQLTASGRAMLAHLPAAHVRALFPSAAAFVRRTERGPRTLAELRATLNAERRRGWAVEDGHVTPGFASVAHPVFDHGHRPLAAISVTFRHYCDAPAGTCGQDWPGIAEEVGRTAAELTSRIGGA, encoded by the coding sequence TTGGGCACCAGTTCCGACGTTCCCGCGCTCCGGCGGGGTCTCGGCATCCTGCGCGCGCTGGCCGAACGCCCCGGCCCGGTCTCGGCCGGCGCCATCGCCCGCGACCTCGGCCTGCCCCGATCCACCACCTACCACCTGCTCGCCGAACTGGTGGCCGCCGGCTTTGTCACGCACCTGCCCGACGACCGGCGGTACGGGCTCGGCATCGCGGCCTTCGAACTCGGCTCCGCCTACCTGCGTCACGACCCGCTCGAACGCCTCGCCGCGCCGCTGCTGCGCAAGCTCGTCGACCGCGTCGAGCACAACGCGCACCTCGGCATCCTGCACGGCGGCGAAGCGTTGTACCTGATCAAGGAACGCCCGGCCCGGCCGGAAACCCTGGTCACCGACGTGGGCGTGCGGTTACCGGCGCAGCTCACCGCCAGCGGGCGCGCGATGCTCGCGCACCTGCCCGCCGCGCACGTCCGCGCGTTGTTCCCGTCGGCGGCGGCCTTCGTCCGGCGCACCGAACGCGGCCCGCGCACCCTCGCCGAACTGCGCGCCACGCTGAACGCCGAGCGCCGTCGCGGCTGGGCGGTCGAAGACGGTCACGTCACCCCGGGGTTCGCCTCGGTGGCGCACCCCGTGTTCGACCACGGCCACCGCCCGCTCGCCGCGATCAGCGTGACCTTCCGGCACTACTGCGACGCCCCGGCCGGTACCTGTGGTCAGGACTGGCCGGGGATCGCCGAAGAGGTCGGGCGCACCGCCGCGGAACTCACGTCCCGCATCGGCGGGGCCTGA
- a CDS encoding cation-translocating P-type ATPase, whose protein sequence is MSAETRERLTSEVELAITGMTCASCAARIERKLNKMDGVTATVNYATEKAKVSYPAELAPTALIEQVEAAGYAATVPRTEPEPAESEVDDPTRPLRDRLIGAAVLSVPVIALAMIPAIQFEYWQWISLTLAAPVLVWAAWPFHRATWVNLRHGAATMDTLISIGTLAAFAWSLYALLFGTAGAPGMTHPFEFTVERTSGDGNIYLEVAAGVTTFILAGRYFEARSKRRAGAALRSLLELGAKDVEVLRGDGEQRIPIGELAVGDRFVVRPGEKIATDGVVVEGSSAIDASMLTGESVPVEVGTGDTVTGGCVNAGGRLVVRATRVGSDTQLAQMAKLVEDAQNGKAAAQRLADRISAVFVPVVIALAVGTLFFWLGAGASASGAFTAAVAVLIIACPCALGLATPTALLVGTGRGAQLGILIKGPEVLESTREVDTVVLDKTGTVTTGQMSLVDVHLAEGTTAEEALRLAGALEDASEHPIAKAIARSAKERIGKLPMAEDFTSVDGLGVRGTVDGHAVVAGRVALLEQWSLHLPSSLATAKAEAEKLGQTAVAVGWDGQARAVLTVADTVKPTSAEAIASLKRLGLTPVLLTGDNEAVAKAVAAEVGISEVIAEVLPRDKADVIARLQGEGKVVAMVGDGVNDAAALAKADLGLAMGTGTDVAIEASDLTLVRGDLRAAVDAIRLSRRTLGTIKGNLFWAFAYNVAALPLAAAGLLNPMIAGAAMALSSVFVVTNSLRLRGFRPAHE, encoded by the coding sequence ATGAGTGCCGAAACGCGCGAACGCCTCACCAGCGAGGTCGAGCTGGCGATCACCGGCATGACCTGCGCCTCGTGTGCCGCCCGCATCGAGCGCAAGCTCAACAAGATGGACGGCGTCACCGCGACGGTCAACTACGCGACGGAGAAGGCGAAAGTCAGCTATCCGGCCGAGCTGGCACCGACCGCGCTGATCGAGCAGGTGGAGGCGGCCGGCTACGCGGCCACCGTGCCGCGTACCGAACCCGAGCCTGCCGAGTCCGAAGTGGACGATCCGACCCGTCCCCTGCGTGACCGGCTGATCGGCGCGGCCGTGCTGTCCGTGCCGGTGATCGCGCTGGCGATGATCCCGGCCATCCAGTTCGAGTACTGGCAGTGGATCTCGCTCACCCTCGCCGCGCCGGTGCTGGTGTGGGCGGCGTGGCCGTTCCACCGGGCGACCTGGGTGAACCTGCGCCACGGCGCGGCCACCATGGACACGCTGATCTCGATCGGCACGCTCGCCGCGTTCGCCTGGTCGCTGTACGCGCTGCTGTTCGGCACCGCGGGCGCCCCGGGAATGACGCACCCGTTCGAATTCACCGTCGAGCGCACCAGCGGTGACGGCAACATCTATCTCGAAGTCGCCGCCGGGGTCACCACGTTCATCCTGGCCGGCCGGTACTTCGAGGCACGGTCGAAGCGGCGGGCGGGTGCGGCCCTGCGCTCGTTGCTGGAGCTGGGCGCGAAGGATGTCGAAGTACTGCGCGGGGACGGCGAGCAGCGCATCCCGATCGGCGAACTCGCCGTCGGCGACCGGTTCGTGGTGCGGCCGGGCGAGAAGATCGCCACCGACGGCGTGGTCGTCGAAGGCAGTTCGGCGATCGACGCGAGCATGCTGACCGGTGAGTCCGTGCCGGTCGAGGTCGGTACCGGCGACACGGTCACCGGCGGTTGCGTGAACGCCGGTGGGCGTCTGGTCGTGCGGGCCACACGAGTCGGTTCGGACACGCAGCTCGCGCAGATGGCGAAGCTGGTCGAGGACGCGCAGAACGGCAAGGCCGCCGCGCAACGCCTCGCCGACCGGATCTCCGCCGTTTTTGTGCCGGTGGTCATCGCGCTCGCGGTGGGCACGCTGTTCTTCTGGCTCGGGGCCGGCGCTTCGGCTTCGGGCGCGTTCACCGCGGCGGTGGCCGTGCTGATCATCGCCTGCCCGTGCGCGCTTGGCCTGGCCACGCCGACCGCGCTGCTGGTCGGCACCGGTCGCGGGGCCCAGCTCGGCATCCTGATCAAGGGGCCGGAAGTGCTGGAGTCGACGCGCGAGGTGGACACCGTCGTACTGGACAAAACCGGCACGGTGACCACCGGCCAGATGTCGCTGGTGGACGTCCACCTGGCCGAAGGCACCACCGCGGAGGAAGCGCTGCGCCTGGCCGGTGCGCTCGAAGACGCTTCGGAGCACCCCATCGCCAAGGCCATCGCGCGGAGCGCCAAGGAGCGCATCGGCAAGCTGCCGATGGCCGAGGACTTCACCTCGGTCGACGGGCTCGGCGTGCGGGGCACGGTCGACGGGCACGCGGTGGTTGCGGGCCGGGTGGCGCTGCTGGAGCAGTGGAGCCTGCACCTGCCGTCCTCGCTCGCCACGGCCAAGGCGGAAGCGGAAAAGCTCGGTCAGACCGCGGTGGCGGTCGGCTGGGACGGGCAGGCGCGCGCGGTGCTGACCGTCGCCGACACGGTGAAGCCGACGTCGGCCGAGGCGATCGCGAGCCTGAAGCGGCTCGGGCTGACGCCGGTGCTGCTGACCGGTGACAACGAGGCCGTGGCAAAGGCGGTCGCCGCCGAGGTCGGGATTTCCGAGGTGATCGCCGAGGTGCTCCCCCGCGACAAGGCCGACGTGATCGCGCGGCTGCAGGGCGAGGGCAAGGTGGTCGCGATGGTCGGCGACGGGGTCAACGACGCGGCCGCGCTGGCGAAGGCCGATCTGGGCCTGGCCATGGGCACCGGCACGGACGTGGCGATCGAAGCGAGCGACCTGACCCTGGTGCGCGGCGACCTGCGCGCCGCGGTCGACGCCATCCGGTTGTCGCGGCGCACGCTCGGCACGATCAAGGGCAACCTGTTCTGGGCCTTCGCCTACAACGTGGCGGCGCTGCCGCTGGCCGCGGCGGGCCTGCTGAACCCGATGATCGCCGGAGCCGCGATGGCGCTCAGCTCCGTTTTTGTGGTGACGAACAGCCTGCGCCTACGGGGTTTCCGCCCGGCTCACGAATAA
- a CDS encoding metal-sensitive transcriptional regulator, whose product MASYSGDKEAYLKRLRRVEGQIRGLQRMVEQDKYCIDILTQVSAATKALQAFSLELLDEHLSTCVVDAAAAGGKEAEAKVKEASEAIARLVRS is encoded by the coding sequence ATGGCCAGCTACAGCGGCGACAAGGAGGCGTACCTCAAGCGGCTGCGCCGGGTGGAGGGCCAGATCCGCGGGTTGCAGCGGATGGTCGAGCAGGACAAGTACTGCATCGACATCCTCACCCAGGTCTCCGCCGCGACGAAGGCGCTGCAGGCGTTCTCCCTCGAACTGCTCGACGAGCACCTCTCCACCTGCGTGGTGGACGCGGCCGCGGCGGGCGGCAAGGAGGCCGAGGCGAAGGTCAAGGAGGCCTCCGAGGCGATCGCGCGGCTCGTGCGCTCCTGA
- a CDS encoding heavy-metal-associated domain-containing protein, whose translation MTETTYAVTGMTCEHCARSVTEEVAKISGVTKVDVDLAGGAVTVTSESAIDDADVHAAVDEAGYAVAS comes from the coding sequence ATGACCGAGACGACCTACGCGGTGACCGGGATGACCTGTGAGCACTGCGCCCGGTCGGTGACCGAAGAGGTCGCCAAGATCAGCGGCGTGACCAAGGTCGACGTGGACCTCGCCGGCGGTGCGGTCACCGTCACCAGCGAGAGCGCCATCGACGACGCCGACGTGCACGCGGCCGTCGACGAGGCCGGGTACGCGGTCGCGAGCTGA
- the hutH gene encoding histidine ammonia-lyase: MPETVHLGADPLRAEQVVAVARGRATVELTESARKSLTTARQHIDALAEATQPTYGVSTGFGALAVRHIPVDSRVALQRSLIRSHAAGAGQPVETEVVRALMLLRLRTLASGYTGVRPVTADTLARLLNAGITPIVPEYGSLGCSGDLAPLAAVALALMGEGEVVYEGQVVPAAQALASAGIEPVVLAEKEGLALTNGTDGMLGMLLLACADLRRLFDLADITAAMSVEALLGTDRPFAADLQALRPHPGQAVSASRIHAALAGSGIVASHRGPDCTRVQDAYSLRCAPQVHGAARDTLTHVELVAERELAAAVDNPVVLPDGRVESNGNFHGAPVAYVLDFLAIPVADLASIAERRTDRMLDVARSHGLPAFLAHDPGVDSGHMIAQYTQAAVVSELKRLAVPSSVDSIPSSAMQEDHVSMGWSAARKLRKAVDGLRTVLAVELLTAARALDFRSPLEPAPVTAAVRDLLRTRVPGPGPDRHLAPEIAATEELIASGAVTEVVTAKLEETR, from the coding sequence ATGCCGGAAACTGTGCACCTGGGCGCGGACCCGCTGCGGGCGGAGCAGGTCGTCGCGGTCGCGCGCGGCCGTGCGACGGTCGAGCTGACCGAGTCCGCGCGGAAGAGCCTCACCACCGCCCGCCAGCACATCGACGCGCTGGCCGAAGCCACCCAGCCCACCTACGGGGTGTCCACCGGATTCGGCGCGCTCGCCGTCCGGCACATCCCGGTGGACAGCCGCGTCGCGCTGCAACGCTCGCTGATCCGCTCCCACGCCGCCGGCGCCGGGCAGCCGGTCGAGACCGAGGTCGTGCGCGCGCTGATGCTGCTGCGCCTGCGCACGCTCGCCAGCGGTTACACCGGCGTCCGCCCGGTCACCGCGGACACCCTGGCGCGCCTGCTCAACGCGGGCATCACCCCGATCGTGCCGGAGTACGGCTCGCTCGGCTGCTCCGGTGACCTCGCGCCGCTGGCCGCGGTCGCGCTGGCACTGATGGGCGAGGGCGAGGTGGTGTACGAGGGGCAGGTCGTACCGGCTGCGCAAGCGCTTGCGTCGGCCGGGATCGAGCCGGTGGTGCTGGCCGAGAAGGAAGGTCTCGCGCTGACCAACGGCACCGACGGCATGCTCGGCATGCTGCTGCTGGCCTGCGCGGACCTGCGCCGCCTGTTCGACCTCGCCGACATCACCGCGGCGATGAGCGTCGAGGCACTGCTCGGCACCGACCGCCCGTTCGCGGCCGATCTGCAGGCGCTGCGCCCGCATCCCGGTCAGGCCGTGTCGGCGAGCCGCATCCACGCCGCGCTCGCCGGGTCCGGCATCGTGGCCAGCCACCGCGGCCCGGACTGCACCCGCGTGCAGGACGCCTACTCCCTGCGGTGCGCGCCCCAGGTGCACGGTGCCGCGCGCGACACGCTGACCCACGTCGAACTGGTCGCCGAGCGCGAATTGGCCGCCGCGGTGGACAACCCGGTGGTGCTGCCGGACGGCCGCGTCGAATCGAACGGCAACTTCCACGGCGCGCCGGTCGCCTACGTGCTGGACTTCCTGGCGATCCCGGTGGCCGACCTGGCCAGCATCGCCGAGCGCCGCACCGACCGGATGCTCGACGTGGCGCGCTCGCACGGGCTGCCGGCCTTCCTCGCCCACGATCCCGGCGTGGACTCCGGGCACATGATCGCCCAGTACACCCAGGCCGCCGTGGTCAGCGAGCTGAAGCGGCTGGCGGTTCCGTCCTCTGTGGACTCCATTCCGAGCAGTGCCATGCAGGAGGACCACGTCTCGATGGGCTGGAGCGCGGCACGCAAGCTGCGCAAGGCGGTCGACGGGCTGCGCACGGTGCTGGCCGTCGAACTGCTGACCGCCGCCCGCGCACTGGACTTCCGGTCGCCGCTGGAACCGGCCCCGGTCACCGCCGCGGTGCGCGACCTGTTGCGCACCCGCGTACCCGGCCCCGGCCCCGACCGCCACCTGGCGCCGGAGATCGCCGCCACCGAAGAACTCATCGCCTCGGGTGCCGTCACTGAGGTGGTTACCGCGAAACTGGAGGAAACCCGATGA
- the hutU gene encoding urocanate hydratase — protein MSRTVRAARGTALTAKNWQSEAALRMFHNNLDPEVAERPEDLVVYGGTGKAARDWASFDAITRGLTTLDEDETLLVQSGKPVGVFRTHEWAPRVLIANSNLVGDWATWPEFRRLEQLGLTMYGQMTAGSWIYIGTQGILQGTYETFAAVAKKKFGGSLKGTLTVTAGLGGMGGAQPLAVTMNDGVALVVECDPERARRRVETRYLDEIADDLDDAIRRVTAAKKDKRALSVGVIGNAAEVLPELLRRGVEVDIVTDQTSAHDPLAYLPKGVAVDDWADYAAKKPDEFTDRSRESMADHVDAMLGFLDAGAEVFDYGNSLRGEAKLGGCERAFDFPGFVPAYIRPLFCEGQGPFRWAALSGNPEDIAATDRAMLELFPENESLARWIRLAGERVAFQGLPARICWLGYGERHLAGVRFNEMVASGELTAPVVIGRDHLDSGSVASPYRETEAMADGSDAIADWPLLNAMVNTASGASWVSIHHGGGVGMGRSIHAGQVCVADGTALAGQKIERVLTNDPGMGVIRHVDAGYERAAEVAGERGVRVPMKETE, from the coding sequence ATGAGCAGGACCGTGCGCGCCGCCCGCGGCACCGCGCTGACCGCGAAGAACTGGCAGAGCGAAGCCGCGCTGCGGATGTTCCACAACAATCTCGATCCCGAGGTGGCCGAGCGGCCGGAGGACCTGGTCGTCTACGGCGGCACCGGCAAGGCCGCCCGCGACTGGGCCAGTTTCGACGCGATCACCCGCGGACTGACCACTTTGGACGAAGACGAGACGCTGCTGGTGCAGTCGGGCAAGCCGGTCGGCGTGTTCCGCACGCACGAGTGGGCGCCGCGGGTGCTGATCGCGAACTCCAACCTGGTCGGCGACTGGGCCACCTGGCCGGAGTTCCGGCGGCTGGAGCAGCTCGGGCTGACCATGTACGGCCAGATGACCGCGGGTTCGTGGATCTACATCGGCACGCAGGGCATTCTCCAGGGCACCTACGAAACCTTCGCCGCGGTGGCGAAGAAGAAGTTCGGCGGTTCGCTCAAGGGCACGCTGACCGTCACCGCCGGCCTCGGCGGCATGGGCGGGGCGCAGCCGCTCGCGGTGACCATGAACGACGGGGTCGCGCTGGTTGTCGAATGTGATCCGGAGCGGGCCCGCCGCCGGGTGGAGACCCGGTACCTGGACGAGATCGCCGACGATCTGGACGACGCGATCCGCCGGGTCACCGCGGCCAAGAAGGACAAGCGCGCGCTGTCGGTCGGCGTGATCGGCAATGCCGCCGAGGTGCTGCCGGAACTGCTGCGCCGGGGTGTCGAGGTGGACATCGTCACCGACCAGACCTCCGCGCACGACCCGCTCGCCTACCTGCCCAAGGGCGTCGCGGTCGACGACTGGGCCGACTACGCGGCCAAGAAGCCCGACGAGTTCACCGACCGCTCGCGCGAGTCGATGGCCGACCACGTGGACGCCATGCTCGGTTTCCTCGACGCGGGCGCGGAGGTCTTCGACTACGGCAATTCGTTGCGCGGTGAGGCGAAGCTCGGCGGCTGCGAGCGCGCCTTCGACTTCCCCGGCTTCGTTCCCGCCTACATCCGGCCGCTGTTCTGCGAAGGCCAGGGCCCGTTCCGCTGGGCCGCGCTGTCCGGCAATCCCGAGGACATCGCCGCCACCGACCGCGCGATGCTGGAGTTGTTCCCGGAGAACGAATCCCTCGCGCGCTGGATTCGGCTGGCCGGGGAACGCGTTGCCTTCCAAGGACTTCCGGCGCGGATCTGCTGGCTCGGCTACGGCGAGCGGCACCTGGCCGGGGTGCGGTTCAACGAGATGGTGGCCAGCGGGGAGCTGACCGCGCCGGTGGTGATCGGCCGCGACCACCTCGACTCGGGCAGCGTGGCCTCGCCGTACCGGGAGACCGAGGCGATGGCCGACGGCTCGGACGCGATCGCGGACTGGCCGCTGCTCAACGCCATGGTCAACACCGCGTCCGGGGCCAGCTGGGTGTCCATCCACCACGGTGGCGGGGTCGGCATGGGGCGTTCCATCCACGCCGGGCAGGTCTGCGTGGCCGACGGGACCGCGCTGGCCGGGCAGAAGATCGAGCGCGTGCTGACCAACGACCCCGGCATGGGCGTGATCCGGCACGTCGACGCGGGTTACGAACGCGCGGCCGAGGTCGCGGGCGAGCGCGGCGTGCGGGTGCCGATGAAGGAGACCGAATGA
- a CDS encoding FtsX-like permease family protein, with product MFRVATRMLRFRKGGFAASFIALFFGAAIVLACGGLMETGIRSAVPPERLAAAPVVVTGDQLFDLPRAAVPDEDGDRDSDTGVLSERVRVDAGLIARIEQVQGVERALPDVTFGVHDSGRQFHGHGWSSAEIAGNALVTGSAPTKAGQVVLPADAGRQPGDVAELAVRGKVERFTVTGLTSASSAFFADAEAGRLLGKPGAVDAIAVLAAPGTDVEALRERVDKAISGGSAVTLTGDERGRAEFPDAEEGGTGLITLAGVFGGMATTVAIFVVASTLGLSVQQRARELALLRAIGTTPGQLRRMVLGETMVVGVFATALAYFPGQLLGRFLFEQLAERGVVVEQMVFHQGWIPMVSAAGAALLTAFGAAFVAGGRAARARPTEALAESAVPRRWLSATRLIIALLCLGGGTALVIITFTVMTGPVAASTAGPTVMLWAIALALLGPGIARVAIALLGWPLRALTGLSGRLALLNAKNRRIRMAAAITPIMLASGMALSMIYLQTTQSAAGERAFSEHLRADSVLASTTGGFDPALVDEVAGLPGVAGASALVTSSGFVTDFDDGWQDEEGLPLQGITAEGAAQTMAVPFTAGSVGELRGNTVALPSALAESLGKSVGETVTLRFGDGATTEVRIAGLLGGRPGYEVGLVPAALLTPHTDAGTVPQILVKAEPGADLAPALAGLGQPGLVVADRATVTAANAEQQDVGAVINYLLVAMIVGYTVISLVNTLVLATAERRREFALQRLVGSTRGQVLRMTAVEATLVAVAGIVLGGFVSLTSLVPFSLVISDTPVPDGPIGVLLAVVGGATALAMLATLVPAWFALRARPVEAAVAP from the coding sequence ATGTTCCGGGTCGCCACGCGCATGCTGCGCTTCCGCAAGGGCGGTTTCGCCGCCTCGTTCATCGCGTTGTTCTTCGGTGCCGCCATCGTGCTCGCCTGCGGTGGCCTGATGGAGACCGGGATCCGCAGCGCGGTCCCGCCGGAACGGCTGGCCGCCGCGCCGGTCGTGGTCACCGGTGACCAGCTGTTCGACCTGCCGAGGGCAGCCGTTCCCGACGAGGACGGCGACCGCGACTCGGACACCGGTGTGCTGTCCGAACGCGTCCGTGTCGATGCCGGACTCATCGCGCGGATCGAGCAGGTCCAGGGCGTCGAACGCGCCCTGCCGGACGTCACCTTCGGCGTCCACGACAGCGGCCGCCAGTTCCACGGCCACGGCTGGAGTTCCGCCGAGATCGCCGGGAACGCGCTGGTCACCGGCAGTGCGCCGACGAAGGCCGGGCAGGTCGTGCTGCCCGCCGACGCCGGTCGGCAGCCGGGTGACGTCGCCGAACTGGCCGTGCGCGGGAAGGTCGAGCGGTTCACCGTCACCGGGCTGACCAGTGCGTCGTCGGCCTTCTTCGCCGATGCCGAAGCCGGTCGCCTGCTGGGCAAGCCGGGTGCCGTCGACGCGATCGCCGTGCTGGCCGCGCCGGGTACCGACGTGGAGGCGCTCCGCGAGCGTGTCGACAAAGCGATCAGCGGTGGGTCCGCGGTGACGCTGACCGGTGACGAGCGCGGGCGCGCGGAGTTCCCGGACGCGGAGGAGGGCGGCACCGGGCTGATCACGCTCGCCGGGGTCTTCGGCGGCATGGCCACCACGGTGGCGATCTTCGTGGTCGCGTCCACGCTGGGCCTGTCCGTGCAGCAGCGGGCGCGGGAACTCGCGCTCCTGCGGGCGATCGGCACCACGCCGGGTCAGCTGCGGCGGATGGTGCTCGGCGAGACGATGGTGGTCGGCGTGTTCGCCACCGCGCTGGCCTACTTCCCCGGGCAGCTGCTCGGGCGCTTCCTCTTCGAGCAGCTCGCCGAACGCGGGGTGGTCGTCGAGCAGATGGTCTTCCACCAGGGCTGGATCCCGATGGTGAGCGCGGCCGGGGCGGCGTTGCTGACCGCGTTCGGCGCCGCGTTCGTCGCCGGCGGCCGGGCCGCGCGGGCGCGGCCGACCGAGGCGCTGGCCGAGTCGGCCGTGCCGAGGCGCTGGCTGAGTGCCACCCGGCTGATCATCGCGCTGCTCTGCCTCGGCGGCGGCACCGCGCTGGTGATCATCACCTTCACCGTGATGACCGGACCGGTCGCGGCGAGCACCGCCGGGCCGACGGTGATGCTCTGGGCGATCGCGCTGGCGCTGCTCGGACCGGGCATCGCGCGGGTGGCCATCGCGCTGCTCGGCTGGCCGCTGCGCGCGCTGACCGGGCTCAGCGGGCGGCTCGCGCTGCTCAACGCCAAGAACCGCCGGATCAGGATGGCCGCCGCGATCACGCCGATCATGCTGGCCAGCGGCATGGCGCTGTCGATGATCTATCTCCAGACCACGCAGAGCGCCGCCGGGGAGCGCGCGTTCAGCGAGCACCTGCGGGCCGACTCGGTGCTCGCGTCGACCACCGGCGGCTTCGACCCGGCACTGGTCGACGAGGTCGCCGGGTTGCCGGGAGTGGCCGGGGCGTCGGCGCTGGTCACCAGTTCCGGTTTTGTCACCGACTTCGACGACGGCTGGCAGGACGAGGAGGGCCTGCCGCTGCAGGGGATCACGGCCGAGGGCGCGGCGCAGACGATGGCGGTGCCGTTCACCGCGGGTAGCGTCGGCGAGCTGCGTGGCAACACCGTCGCGCTGCCGTCCGCCCTGGCCGAGTCGCTCGGCAAGTCCGTCGGCGAAACGGTCACTCTCCGTTTCGGGGATGGTGCCACGACCGAGGTGCGGATCGCCGGATTGCTCGGCGGACGACCGGGCTACGAAGTGGGCCTGGTGCCCGCCGCGCTGCTCACCCCGCACACCGACGCGGGCACCGTGCCGCAGATCCTGGTGAAGGCAGAACCGGGCGCGGACCTCGCGCCGGCGCTGGCCGGGCTGGGGCAGCCGGGGCTGGTGGTCGCCGACCGGGCGACGGTCACCGCGGCGAACGCCGAGCAGCAGGACGTCGGGGCCGTGATCAACTACCTGCTTGTTGCGATGATCGTCGGCTACACGGTGATTTCCCTGGTCAACACGCTGGTGCTGGCCACGGCCGAGCGGCGGCGCGAGTTCGCGCTGCAGCGGCTGGTCGGCTCGACGCGCGGGCAGGTGCTCCGGATGACCGCGGTGGAGGCCACGCTGGTCGCCGTCGCCGGGATCGTGCTCGGCGGGTTCGTCTCGCTGACTTCGCTGGTGCCGTTCAGCTTGGTGATCAGCGATACGCCGGTGCCGGACGGGCCGATCGGGGTGCTGCTGGCGGTGGTCGGCGGGGCCACCGCGCTGGCGATGCTCGCCACCTTGGTGCCCGCCTGGTTCGCGCTGCGGGCGCGGCCGGTAGAAGCCGCTGTCGCTCCGTGA
- a CDS encoding ABC transporter ATP-binding protein: MNQEVVRLTSVVKTYGGERNRVVALDGVTIGFSRGSFTAVMGPSGSGKSTFLHCAAGLDRPTSGSVVLDGHELGGMNEVALTRLRRESVGFVFQAFNLLPALNVLENVTLPLRLSGKRPNRAAVDSIIERVGLASRRKHLPGELSGGQQQRVAIARALVSRPAVLFGDEPTGALDTQTSLEVLGLLRESVRFAGQTVVMVTHDPVAASHADRVIFLADGRVADELTEPTAELVAERMTHLGAFAAAGAGVHG; encoded by the coding sequence ATGAACCAGGAAGTGGTCCGCCTGACCTCGGTGGTCAAGACCTACGGTGGCGAGCGTAACCGCGTCGTCGCACTGGACGGGGTAACGATCGGATTTTCACGGGGCAGCTTCACCGCGGTGATGGGTCCGTCGGGGTCGGGCAAGAGCACGTTCCTGCACTGCGCGGCCGGGCTCGACCGGCCGACCTCCGGTTCCGTGGTGCTCGACGGCCACGAACTCGGCGGGATGAACGAGGTGGCGCTGACCCGCCTGCGCCGGGAGAGCGTCGGCTTTGTCTTCCAGGCGTTCAACCTGCTGCCCGCGCTGAACGTGCTGGAGAACGTGACGCTGCCGCTGCGGCTGTCCGGCAAGCGGCCGAACCGCGCGGCGGTCGACTCGATCATCGAGCGCGTCGGACTCGCCTCCCGGCGCAAGCACTTGCCGGGTGAGCTGTCCGGCGGTCAGCAGCAGCGCGTCGCGATCGCTCGCGCGCTGGTCAGCCGTCCCGCGGTGCTGTTCGGGGACGAGCCGACCGGCGCGCTGGACACGCAGACCTCGCTGGAGGTGCTCGGCCTGCTGCGGGAGTCCGTGCGGTTCGCCGGGCAGACCGTGGTGATGGTCACCCACGACCCGGTCGCCGCCTCGCACGCGGACCGGGTGATCTTTCTCGCCGACGGCCGGGTCGCCGACGAACTGACCGAGCCGACCGCCGAACTGGTCGCCGAGCGCATGACGCACCTCGGTGCGTTCGCCGCGGCGGGGGCCGGGGTGCACGGCTGA